The Buteo buteo chromosome 25, bButBut1.hap1.1, whole genome shotgun sequence genome has a window encoding:
- the RFX8 gene encoding DNA-binding protein RFX8: protein MAEGSPTSLLHLSVLRWIADNFYLCEGCTVPRWLLYELYMESCSPNSKYQVNSATFGKLIRLVFPGLGTRRLGTRGSTRYHYDGIAIKKNSSFYARYCSLLSEKNYHRHRSPGESSSSAWQPSTSAGTRGNVCSSGGAPGYKSNSPKKRTSKNLHCSPSVIYVKTEQERFQYPWPEFNRFYLLEQELSKKYPYEMVVLLANEYYSHCQDILHMVRRSELDKVEDCIMSFWRSLQPERIALMSLPDVCQLFKSYDRQLFKEMENILLYDFLEEMPVQHMKSIRLFSKNVELWLLNALGEFPLPLQTSKSKEVTVFVRRLRRKTDLSNMAKTMRTVLTSNSKVTVLRSDLHAVIDQGFLDMPGNLFQKKFRSLEELQSDIELKCLNDLMSLLAPSTDIRVLLNCVSSNLQAFIIQPSRSKEEFRKLASDFQLRWSFLLSAVSKAMTLNYADSFGSWHLFHLLLMDFVGHIFLSYIEEDGDESFWVAKQNESPVLWVYDPSHVWGYFEEEQPQATAPQTALVTLMQSQSNFGLSNVLPEF, encoded by the exons ATGGCGGAGGGCAgtcccacctccctcctgcACCTCTCCGTTCTCCGCTG gataGCTGATAATTTCTATCTGTGTGAAGGATGCACTGTACCCCGTTGGCTACTATATGAATTGTATATGGAAAGCTGCAGTCCAAATTCCAAGTACCAAGTAAATTCAGCCACCTTTGGAAAG cttattCGGTTAGTTTTCCCAGGTCTGGGGACAAGAAGGCTGGGCACAAGAGGGAGTACCAG GTATCATTATGATGGAATAGCTATCAAGAAGAACTCTTCCTTTTATGCACGTTATTGCTCtcttctgtctgaaaaaaattatcacag GCACCGCTCTCCAGGGGAATCGAGCAGCTCCGCCTGGCAGCCGAGCACCTCCGCGGGCACCCG TGGAAACGTCTGCAGTTCTGGAGGTGCACCTGGTTACAAGAGCAATAGcccaaaaaaaagaaca AGCAAGAATTTGCACTGTTCTCCATCTGTCATTTATGTGAAGACTGAACAAGAGAGATTTCAGTACCCTTGGCCTGAATTCAACAGATTCTATCTTTTGGAGCAAGAGCTAAGCAAGAAATACCCCTATGAAATG GTTGTACTGCTTGCCAATGAGTACTACAGCCATTGTCAAGATATTTTACATATGGTGAGAAGGAGCGAGCTTGACAAG GTGGAAGACTGTATCATGTCATTCTGGAGGTCTCTGCAGCCTGAAAGAATAGCACTGATGTCCTTGCCAGATGTATGCCAGCTGTTCAAAAGCTATGATAGGCAGCTCTTCAAG GAGATGGAGAACATCCTACTTTATGATTTCCTGGAGGAGATGCCTGTGCAACACATGAAGTCAATCAGATTGTTCAGTAAAAATGTTGAACTTTGGCTGCTTAACGCTTTGGGAGAGTTTCCATTACCACTCCAAACATCCAAATCTAAAG AAGTTACAGTGTTTGTAAGAAGACTTAGGAGAAAGACAGACCTTTCTAACATGGCCAAG ACAATGAGAACAGTCTTgaccagcaacagcaaagtCACTGTTCTGCGATCAGACTTGCATGCTGTCATCGATCAGGGATTTCTGGATATGCCTGGAAACCTCTTTCAAAAGAAGTTTAGGAGTctggaggagctgcagagcGACATAGAACtcaaat GTTTGAACGACTTAATGTCTTTGCTGGCACCTTCCACAGATATTCGGGTTCTCCTGAACTGTGTGTCTTCAAATCTTCAAGCTTTTATCATTCAg CCAAGCAGGAGTAAAGAGGAGTTTAGAAAACTGGCATCAGATTTCCAGCTGAGATGGAGCTTCCTCCTGAGCGCAGTAAGCAAGGCTATGACCCTCAACTACGCGGACAGTTTTG GGTCCTGgcatttgtttcatttgctaCTCATGGACTTTGTGGGTCACATTTTCCTGTCCTATATAGAGGAGGATGGAGACGAAAGTTTCTGGGTCGCAAAGCAAAATGAGTCCCCTGTTCTGTGGGTTTATGACCCCAGCCATGTCTGGGGCTATTTTGAAGAGGAGCAACCTCAAGCCACTGCTCCACAGACAGCTCTCGTAACTTTGATGCAGAGCCAGAGTAACTTCGGATTAAGCAACGTTCTTCCAGAGTTCTGA